GTGGCCAAAACCGGCAAGCCGATGATCATTTCCACCGGCATGGCCGATGCCGAAGAAATTCAGGAAGCCATTGAGGCGGCTCAGGGGGCTGGCTGCAAGGAGCTGGCCATCCTGCACTGCGTCAGCGGCTATCCGGCCCCGCCGGAGGACTATAACCTGCGCACCATCCCCGACATGATCGAGCGGTTCGGCCTGGTCACCGGCCTTTCAGATCATACCATCGACAACACCACCGCCATCACCAGCGTCGCGCTGGGGGCCAGCCTGATCGAGAAGCACTTCACCCTCGACCGCAACGGCGGCGGCCCCGATGACAGCTTCTCCCTGGAACCGGCAGAGCTTGCCGCCCTGTGCCGCGACGCCAAGTCCGCCTGGCAGGCGCTGGGTCAGGTCGACTACGGCCGCAAGTCCAGCGAGCAGGGCAATGTGCAGTTCCGCCGGTCGCTCTATTTTGTGAAGGACCTGAAGGCGGGGGACGTGATTACCGAGGATGCGGTGAGGAGCGTGAGACCGGGGTATGGGTTGGCGCCGAAGCACCTTAGTAAAGTTATTGGCCAACAAGTAGTTGTTTCGGTCAAGTCACACTCAGCTGTCAAGTCAGATATTATAGGCTCTAAGGATATTTGATAATCATGACAGGGCCGCAGTTTAAAGATTTTTTAGAGTTCAATAAAAGGTTTTGCGATAAGTATGCGAAGCAGATGGAAAAGTATCCATATGCTTTCATGCTTGTTGAGAAAGAGCTAAGAAATATAGAATCAGGTAGAGAGTGGTTGGCTTATGCCAACTTTAAGAAGCTGTCTAGGTATAAGCCGCTTAAGAATTTTTATAGGTCCTACGCTTTTTTGGTTGCTCGCTTTCTTTCGAAAAATACATTAAAAACCTATGTTTCACTGGGTCGATTTAAGTCCTTAGAAGAAAGAGTTAAGCAGCACTATGGTTTGCGAGATGAAAGTAAGGTAAGTAAGCTGAAATATCCATTTATGCTTATTAAAGGTGATGCGATAAGGCTGTCATCATTGCCTGTCGCTAGATGCGGTTACTCAAGTTTTTATAAGCGCTTACTCAGAAGTGATTTCGATTCGTTATCTGAAAAGTACCTTGATAAAATTAACAGGCTGGCTAAAAATGACGTTTTGAAGCTTTCCGATCTGATGAAAAGGTTAGGTGTCAAAAGGATTATAGCCACTGGTGATTCAACTAGCGCTTCGCGACTTCTTTGCGAAGCAGCCAAAAAAGCAGGTGCTAAGTACTTTGTTGTGGCTCATGGCTATGTTCAAGATCCTAAGCTGATATCAATTGCGCCGATCTATGCTGATAGAATATTCATGTGGACCCACAATCAGCAAGCTAGCTTTCAGGAAGCTGTCCAAGAAGAGTCTCAGAAAAGCAAGATATTTTTTGAAGGTTCCCCTTTGCGCGTTAAAGATAACCAAGTCCAAGAAGAGTTGGAAGAGAGAAAGTTTTTGTTTGCACTTGAGCCTCTCCCAAAAGATGAAGACCAAAAAAAATCGTTTATTGATATAGTGCGTTCTTATGCCCGTAAAGTAATTGAGTGCGGGGCAGAACCCGTTTTTCGCCTGCATCCTAAAGATAACAAGGAATCGGAGAGTTTTTTAAGTTTGGTTGGTTGTGGTAAGTTGTCAAGCGTAAGAGATGTTTACTATGACATTGGTACATCGAGATGCGTGGTAATCTCGAACTCTAGTGTTGCTGTTCAGTCGGCACTTTATGGAGTTAAATCAGTCCAAATTAAAGGCTTGAAAAAGTTTGATTTTGAATACACTGAGGCAATGAGTCTAGCCGAATTTGATCGATTTATAAAAAACGGCATGGCCGGGGCGGGAAGCCCGCTAATAGAGCCGCTTTCGCCAGAGGTCTTTGATTGATAGTGGTTCTGTTTGGTATTTAAATCATGGCCTATTTCAATATGTGTTAGAAGTCCCGAATCTTTCTCCAAGCTTCTGTTTTTCTGGATAATGATCGATAAGCGGGACTTGGCGAGATGAAACTACAACAACCAGGTGACGCGTGAAACGACCCTCGCGAAGGCAACGTGTCAAGCCCAAGCAGGCGCTACTGGCGGCCGACAAAGTTGTCCGCCCAACAGCGTGAGCGGCTGGCAGGGCAGGTGTGTTATCAGGGAAGCCCTTTCCATAAGCGCTACCCTGCCGACTACGGCTTTCCAGAACCCAAGCCGCGACCAGACAAGACCCTGTGTGATGCAGAGGGGCCTCTGGTGAAATCACAGGCGGAAGCCCTCCTGGTAGCCGGGGTCCTGCGTGGCATGGTGAGCACGCAGTTTCGCAACGGCTGGCCTCAGAATATCTGGTCAGTGCGGGATGGTGTGGTCTTCGAGTCTCAGCTTCAGAATCAGGCGCTGGGTGAGTACCATGGCTATCCTATGAGCCTGGATGCAGCCTTTGCTGCGGTTGTTCTTGACGAGTGGGAGAAACGAGCCCCATGAGCCTTCGCATAACGACCCGCTGGCGTGAGATCGGCCCGTTGAACGATGCCGACGCCCCGGAGCGCCGAGCCGATCGGGCTACCCTGGCGGAACTCGAGCTCGCGGTGGGCGATAGTGTGCTCACACGCGCCGAGGACTCCCTGAGTGGTGAGATACGCCATCATGCGATCCTGTCGGCGAATCCGCTTGCGGAGTGGCTGGTGTGGAAGTGGTGGCGGTTGTGCTTTGAGCCGAAACAGACGACCAGGCAAGTACCGGGCTGGCTGGAGGCTCACCGCATGGCCAATGCCGGGGGTGGCTGGTTGTGGCCCAATCTGGAGTTCGCCAGTGACGGCGTGCGCATGTGTATAGGCGCCAGAGCCAGTGCCGCATCAGCGCATCAACCGCTGCGTTATCTCTCTTCCGATCACGCCGTCATTCCCTTGGTTGATTTCGAGCGTGCCATCGATGATTTCGTGGCACGGGTGATCGAACAGCTGTCTCGGCAGCGAGTGGTAAACGCTGATCTGCCGGCTATGTACCAGGAGCTGCAGGCTGAGCGGGCCGACCCCGAGGTTGCGATCTATCGGCGGCTGGAAGCCTTGCTGGGCTTCGATCCCGATGAATGTCCCGATGACCGTGTGGTGGCGCTCTATCAGGATGCGCAAGGATTAGGCCTCGAGGCGGTTGCCGAGCTGGCAGCGGGGGCGGGCAGCTCCCCGTTGAGCGCCCGTCAGCTCAGGGCCTGGGCGCGTTCTCAGGGCTGTGAATCGGCCAGGGAGAGTCGCCTTGGTTGGGTAGGGCAGGGCTATCGAGTGGATCACCGGCTCCCCGCCTGGCGCAATGGGGTGAAAGCGGCCCATGCCCTTCGCGCCCAGGAGAGAGTGGCCGATGCTGCCATCGGCAATCGCCAGCTCGCGGAGTGGTTTGCCGTGCCGGATACCCTCTTCGACGACCAGCGCCATAACAAGGCGTTGGCCTATGAGCTGGCCTTCGAGTCGAACAAGAGTCGCGTACTGTTACGCTCGCGGTGGCAGGCAGGGCGCCGTTTCGAGGTGGCTCGGCTGCTGGGTGATGTCCTGTTGCAGGCAGACCCCGAGCTCCTGCACCTGGCAACCGCGCAGAACACCTACCGGCAGAAGCTCCAGCGCGCCTTCGCCGCCGAGTTGCTCTGCCCGATAGAGGCGCTATCCGAGTGGTTGGCAGGAGACTTCTCGGACGATGCCATTCAGGGTGCCGCCGACACCTTCGGCGTCAGTCCGATGACGGTAACGGTGCAGCTGCTCAATAACCGCATGCTGCAGAGCGATGAGCTCAACGGCCTGGATCCGGACTGGGCAGTGGCCTGAAGAGCGAAGGAAGCGATATGCACCTTGAGCAACTGACACTGGAAAACTTCCGCGCCTGCGAGCGGCTGGAGGTAGCGCTCGGGCGTCGTTTGACCGTTCTGCTCGGCAACAAATGAAGGAATACATGTGAGTCTTGGTAGCCGATTAGCAAGATCCTCCCTCAAGCTTTTGCCAAAGCTTCTAGTAGTACTGGTCGGCATTGGGCTATATTTTCTGATAACGACCTACCTCGAGGGTGATCTGAAATCACTGTTGGTCGGTATCTCTTCCACTTTGATCTCTATACCGTTCATTTTTATATTTTACGAAATTTGGCAAGAAAAAGCGCATCGCAAGCTGAACTCCAGTGCGTATGAATTTGCGCAGAACCAGATGACGGCCAACATTGCATCCATCAAGGAAAAGCTCGAGACTTTTACTCAAGGTGCCTTTTGTTACTTTGACCGGCCTGGCTATGTCGTCAACGATGATGATATCGAGAACATTCGGATCGAAACACTCGACGCTGAGTTGTTAGCTGATGTCGATGAGTGGGAACACGATCTACTCGATTTTGAGCTGGCGAATACCTTTGAGGCCATCGTGGATGCGCGTTATCTCGGCTTCCAACTTCGTGACTTGAGCGTCGAGGAGGAATCTAACGATTTTCAGGCTTTGCTGGTCAACAGCTTTATCATGGATCGACTCGACGATGACAAGACCCGCGTCATCATTCATCTCGTGCAGACCGTGAAGATGCTACAGTCGTTTCTGTCGCTTCACCATGATGTGTTTGTACGTTCGAGTATCCGTATTCATGGCTTGCAGATAGATGAAGTCTCTGCCGGCCTTGCTGCGCTTGTTCTCAATCCAGGAGATGACTCAGAAACGGAGTCAGAAGTTCTCGATATCGCCCTTGTTGATCCTGGCCAGAAGCATGAAGAGCTGCTGAAAGTTTTCGTGGTTAATCCTGATTATTATACGGTGCTCAGCGATCATATCAACGATGTGATCGAGGCGATGAGACAATGGAAAATGAGTGCCGATCCTGTCTATCTAGATTATGAAGCCGGCAGAGTTTCCGGATTTTGATTACTATCATTTTTATTCGATTCGGTATGGTTATTCTTTTAAATGGATAACTTCCAGCAATCCGCCCTGCGTTGGCTTCACGACGGCCACTGCCTTCTCGCTGCCGAGCGCTTTGGTGGTGCCAGCCATGCCTATGGCCTGGCAGCAGAGTGCGCGTTGAAACACGCGATGGAGTCACTGCCAGGCGGTCATCGTGACTGGTACGCCAGGGGCGTACGGTACTGTTGGTAGATCTTGATCTGGAGGCACCCGGGCTTGGCTCGCATATACTGCATCCCGACATGCGTCCGGAGTTCGGCGTGCTGGATTGGCTGGTGGAGGACCTGGTAGGCAACGCCAGTGCAGCGTTGCCTGCCGAGATGGTCGCCGAGAGCCTCCTGATCGACAGCCCCGGGCTCTCGGTGGCGCCGGCGATAGGTCGACGCTCCGGCGAGTACTCCCAGGGCGTATTGGCCAAGCTGGCACGTGGCTATCTTGAGGGAGAGGACGGCAGCGGCTTTGCGCAGCGGCTCCAGCGCATGATCGCCAGCTTAGAGGCTGAGGTCGAGCCTGACGTGGTGCTGATCGACAGCCGTGCCGGCCTGCATGAAACCGTGGCGGCCAATCTGTTGCATCTTGGGGCCGAGGTATTCTTCTTCGCCGTGGACGTGCCGGCAACCTGGGAAGGCTACCGCTACCTGCTGGCTCATCTGGCACAGCTGGCCACGGTGGGAGAGTTCGAGAACCTGGAGGCTGACTGGCGCCAGCGGTTTCATATGGTCCACGCCAGGTCCAGCCTGCGCGATGAGGGTAGACGAGCATTTGCTGCCAACGCCTATGCCGTATGGGTCGATACCCTCTATGACGCGGTTTCTCCGCACGATGAGGAGGCCGATGAAGTGAGTGATGAACTGTTACGCTTCACCTTCGATGAGGCAGATCCCGCGGCGCCGCACTGGCCCCACTAGATTGCCAGAGAGGGATCCTGCGTAGCGAGCATTTCGAGGCTTTCGATCCGCTCAAGCAGCTGGCAAGCACGGGATTGGCACAGGTAGGGGAAGCTGCCATTCGTGAAGCCTTCGGCGAGCTGTTTGCCGAGCTGCAGGCCTGTTTGCAGCTGCGCGAGGAAGAGACCAAGTGAGTGCTAGCCCCGAATTGAATGATGCCCTGCGGCCCGCCTTCGAGGCGATCCCCGAAGAGGTGGCCCATCACGGTACCGAGCCGCCGGCGCCGAGGTCCGTGTATGTGGTCATGAAAGTGCGCTCAATCCCGATACCGCGGTGGTGGTAGGCGACCGTGGCACCGGCAAGAGCTTCTGGAGTGCCGCACTGAACGACGAGGTGACTCGCGTCGTCATCGACAGGCAGCTCAAGCGCCTCAAGCTGGATCGTGTGCAGGTTAGCTGGGGCTACTCCTCCCTATGCGTCAACGTAGTTGTCACCCAAACGGATTGAGAGGTGATCAACGTGCGTTACCCCGCAGAGCGTAAGGAAGCCATCCTCAAGAAGATGGCACCGCCCATGAGCATGACCATCCCGGAGCTGGCCGAACAGGAAGGCATCACCGCGACAACCCTCTACAATTGGCGGAAACAGGCCAGAGCACGAGGACAGGTTTTGCCATCACGTTCTACCCAGCCAGATCAGTGGACCAGCCAGGAGAAGTTCCAGGTCGTCCTGGAGACAGCTCCGATGAACGAGGCTGAAGTCAGCGCCTACTGCCGCGAGCGCGGGCTCTACCCCGAGCAGGTGGAGGCCTGGCGAGATGCCTGCATGAACGCCAACGACGATGCGGCAGCGCAGGCCAAGCAGCTTCGACAAGCGCGTAAGGCGGAGCAGAAGCGGCTCCGTAAGCTGGAGCGCGAGCTGCACCGCAAGGACAAGGCCCTGGCCGAGACGGCGGCGCTGTTGGCCCTGTCAAAAAAAGCCGAGGCGATCTGGGGCACGACCAACGACGAGGACGACTGACCAGCCTCCCGGATCGCCAGCGCATCGTGACTCTGGTGCAAGACGCCCAGCGTGACGGTGCTCGGCTGGCCAAGGCCTGTCAGGTGATGGGCATCAATGTGCGAACCTATTACCGCTGGGTTGCGGAAGGCGAAGTGACGGCAGATCGTCGCCCCGACGCCGACCGCCCGGAGCCGGCCAACAAGCTGTCGCCCGAGGAACGAGAGGCTGTTGTGGCGCTGTGCAACGCCCCGGAGTATCGGAGCCGCCCTCCCGCCTTCATCGTGGCCGATCAGGCGGACAAGGGCCGCTACCTGGCCTCTGAGTCGACGATGTACCGAGTGCTTCATGAATATGACCAGCAACACCATCGGGGCCGACAGCAGGCCCCACAGCGCAAGCGACCGCCGACCACGCACCAAGCCACGGCGCCGAACTGGCTTTGGTGCTGGGATATCAGCTGGTTACCGGGCCCTGCACGCGGTACTTGGTGGTACCTGTACCTGATCATGGACGTCTACAGCCGCAAGATCGTTGGGCACGAGGTCTATGAAACCGAGACCGGCGAGCTGGCCGCCGAGCTGATCCAGAAGGCCTGCTGGCGAGAGCACCTCACCGATCGTCACAAGCCTTTGATTTTGCATTCTGATAACGGCAGCCCGATGAAGGCGGCGACCTTCCTGGAGAAGCTCTACGACCTGGGCATCACCCCGTCGTACAGCCGGCCAAGGGTCAGCAACGACTGTCAGTCTTTATACGTCGGATTCATAATCGATCCGGAAGACCTGGTCTTGGTGGCTTGACTCTTGCAATGATTGGCCGTTGCATGCCTTGGCGTTGATCTGTCAGCTCCGGACCGGGCACCTGATCCAGTATGGCGAAGCTGTGACTTAATAGGAGCCTGAAGGCATATACTCTCATGACAGTCCTGTCCACTTGGCCGATTCTGGAGACCATAACTCGACATACTCAGAGGCTGACATGACGGCTTTACAGTTACCTGATATCGCACCTTCCGGCCATATCGTCGTTGGGGTGGATACGCATAAGCATATCCATGTTGCTGCCGTTGTAGATACAACCGCTGGCCTACGATCAACGCTTTCAGTTACGGCGGACCGTGACGGCTTTGAAAAGCTGCTGGCCTGGGCACGCTCTTTTGGTCGAATCCTGGCCTTT
This DNA window, taken from Halomonas piscis, encodes the following:
- a CDS encoding transposase, producing MRYPAERKEAILKKMAPPMSMTIPELAEQEGITATTLYNWRKQARARGQVLPSRSTQPDQWTSQEKFQVVLETAPMNEAEVSAYCRERGLYPEQVEAWRDACMNANDDAAAQAKQLRQARKAEQKRLRKLERELHRKDKALAETAALLALSKKAEAIWGTTNDEDD
- a CDS encoding ImmA/IrrE family metallo-endopeptidase: MSLRITTRWREIGPLNDADAPERRADRATLAELELAVGDSVLTRAEDSLSGEIRHHAILSANPLAEWLVWKWWRLCFEPKQTTRQVPGWLEAHRMANAGGGWLWPNLEFASDGVRMCIGARASAASAHQPLRYLSSDHAVIPLVDFERAIDDFVARVIEQLSRQRVVNADLPAMYQELQAERADPEVAIYRRLEALLGFDPDECPDDRVVALYQDAQGLGLEAVAELAAGAGSSPLSARQLRAWARSQGCESARESRLGWVGQGYRVDHRLPAWRNGVKAAHALRAQERVADAAIGNRQLAEWFAVPDTLFDDQRHNKALAYELAFESNKSRVLLRSRWQAGRRFEVARLLGDVLLQADPELLHLATAQNTYRQKLQRAFAAELLCPIEALSEWLAGDFSDDAIQGAADTFGVSPMTVTVQLLNNRMLQSDELNGLDPDWAVA
- a CDS encoding DDE-type integrase/transposase/recombinase; protein product: MTLVQDAQRDGARLAKACQVMGINVRTYYRWVAEGEVTADRRPDADRPEPANKLSPEEREAVVALCNAPEYRSRPPAFIVADQADKGRYLASESTMYRVLHEYDQQHHRGRQQAPQRKRPPTTHQATAPNWLWCWDISWLPGPARGTWWYLYLIMDVYSRKIVGHEVYETETGELAAELIQKACWREHLTDRHKPLILHSDNGSPMKAATFLEKLYDLGITPSYSRPRVSNDCQSLYVGFIIDPEDLVLVA
- a CDS encoding KGGVGR-motif variant AAA ATPase gives rise to the protein MVDLDLEAPGLGSHILHPDMRPEFGVLDWLVEDLVGNASAALPAEMVAESLLIDSPGLSVAPAIGRRSGEYSQGVLAKLARGYLEGEDGSGFAQRLQRMIASLEAEVEPDVVLIDSRAGLHETVAANLLHLGAEVFFFAVDVPATWEGYRYLLAHLAQLATVGEFENLEADWRQRFHMVHARSSLRDEGRRAFAANAYAVWVDTLYDAVSPHDEEADEVSDELLRFTFDEADPAAPHWPH